The following coding sequences are from one Zalophus californianus isolate mZalCal1 chromosome 5, mZalCal1.pri.v2, whole genome shotgun sequence window:
- the LOC113928459 gene encoding eukaryotic translation initiation factor 2 subunit 1-like, whose protein sequence is MPIKINLIAPPRYVMTTTTLERTEALSVLNQAMAVIKEKIEEKRGVFNVQMEPKVVTDTEETELARQLERLERENAEVDGDDDAEEMEVKAED, encoded by the coding sequence ATGCCCATCAAGATTAATCTAATAGCTCCTCCTCGGTATGTGATGACTACAACAACCCTGGAGAGAACAGAAGCCCTCTCTGTTCTCAATCAAGCTATGGCtgttattaaagaaaagattGAGGAAAAGAGGGGTGTCTTCAATGTTCAAATGGAGCCTAAAGTGGTCACAGATACAGAAGAGACCGAACTTGCAAGGCAGCTTGAGAGGCTTGAAAGAGAGAATGCAGAAGTGGATGGAGATGATGATGCAGAAGAAATGGAAGTCAAAGCTGAAGATTAA